GGTGGGGGCAACTTTATCTCGACGATGGCCATGGCCGTGGCCATCGGGAGCCTCCTCCTGACCGGCTTCTTCGCATTTGGTAAGACCCGCCCAAGGGGGAACGCCAAGTTGGTAGCAGAGATAAAAAAGACAACGTCTGGAGAGCTCAAGGCCCTCAAGGCAAGGGTCGCCGGGCTCGAAGCGGCTGTGAAAGATCTCAAAACGTTGGGGGGCCAGGCGAGCATGGTCAACACCCTCGACCTGAAACAAGCCCTCGTCTCGCTGCGCGAGGTGGGCAAGCATTCCTCGGGAGAGACCACCAAGCGAGTCGAGCAGGTAGAGGGAGCCCTCAAGGCGCTCATCAACGAGCTGGAAGCCAAAGGCCGATAGCCCGCCTTACGGCGCTTAGATGGACTACACTGCGGCCATCGTCACAGTTGGTAACGAGCTTCTCAGCGGGGCGGTGGAGAACAGCAACGCCTCCTGGCTCGCGCGAGAACTCCTAGACTGCGGCATCCTCACCCAACTCATCATCACCCTTCCCGACGAGGTGCCCGTCATTGCCTGGCGCCTCCGGGAGGTCAGGGCGTCCTACGCCCACGTCTTCGTAACCGGAGGGGTGGGCCCCACCCCGGACGACGTGACCCGCGAGGCGGTCGCCGAGGCCCTCGAGCGGCCCATCGTCGACCACCCCGCGATGATCCGCCTCCTTGGCAAGATGTACGGGGATAAACTAACCCCCCAGGTCCTCGTCATGGCCCACCTTCCAAGTGGGGCGGAGCTGCTCTCCGAAGAGGGCCAGGTATTCCCCGGCTTTCGCATAGAGAACATCTACGTCTTCCCAGGCATCCCAGAGCTCATGCAGGCTAACTTCGCCCTGCTGAAGCCCACCTTAAAGGGTGTGCCGTTCCAATCGAAGAGCTTCACC
The genomic region above belongs to Nitrospinota bacterium and contains:
- a CDS encoding competence/damage-inducible protein A, encoding MDYTAAIVTVGNELLSGAVENSNASWLARELLDCGILTQLIITLPDEVPVIAWRLREVRASYAHVFVTGGVGPTPDDVTREAVAEALERPIVDHPAMIRLLGKMYGDKLTPQVLVMAHLPSGAELLSEEGQVFPGFRIENIYVFPGIPELMQANFALLKPTLKGVPFQSKSFTTSVGESQYADLMAEAMENFPQVLFGSYPNLSEERFKATVTLRSRDAEALEEALSWLTERWPE